The following proteins are co-located in the Psilocybe cubensis strain MGC-MH-2018 chromosome 5, whole genome shotgun sequence genome:
- a CDS encoding Dual specificity protein kinase lkh1, which yields MAAVHPLPTQLLSQYARQSLNGINPAGPSGMPSSPVATRKRKRAHQYTVSYSEVQEVDSNGRLREVIVIDDTPPPPPTISPSTTHNGAYSASYQPPMYAAPIRTRARAAAEAQALSASSSSTTTAPAPKKRKRDHNEEVRAPASKKPAATSSQSQAVVTAKSWESRSGAATDDTSKGPVSCDDKEGHYIIVPDDMIHRRYRTVRLLGQGTFGKVVEAIDTENNTRVAIKIIRAIPKYRDASKIEVRVLQKLRERDPTNRNNCIHLLSWFDHRNHICLVSELLGMCVYDFIKENDFAPFPRHHIQKFARQLLGSVAFLHDLRLIHTDLKPENILLVHNDYRTVHVPVPNSKRNATKPKRILECTDIRLIDFGSATFEQEYHSSVVSTRHYRAPEIILGLGWSFPCDAYSLGCILVEFYTGLALYQTHDNLEHLAMMEMVMGKMPERFARAGARSKPEFFKDGKLDWPKPKATRQSKKDVRATRSLSEVIPPSDNINRQFADLVRKLLAFDPAQRITVREALQHPYFSLNIPPEI from the exons ATGGCGGCGGTACATCCGCTGCCAACCCAGCTTCTTTCTCAGTATGCTCGTCAATCCCTAAATGGCATCAACCCTGCTGGTCCGAGCGGTATGCCCTCCTCACCGGTGGCGACCAGGAAGCGCAAGCGCGCCCATCAGTACACTGTCAGCTACAGCGAGGTCCAGGAGGTCGATAGCAACGGTCGCCTTCGAGAGGTCATCGTAATCGACGATACACCACCCCCTCCACCCACCATCTCTCCTTCCACGACCCATAATGGTGCTTACTCTGCGTCCTACCAACCCCCAATGTATGCTGCCCCAATACGGACCAGAGCCCGCGCTGCAGCAGAGGCTCAGGCTCTCTCAGCCAGCTCCTCGTCAACTACTACCGCCCCAGCTCCCaagaagagaaaacgggACCACAATGAAGAGGTCCGTGCGCCGGCGTCCAAGAAGCCGGCAGCCACTAGCAGCCAGTCTCAGGCAGTTGTCACTGCTAAATCTTGGGAGAGCCGCAGCGGAGCTGCCACTGACGAT ACATCGAAAGGCCCTGTGTCCTGTGATGATAAAGAAGGCCACTACATTATCGTCCCCGATGACATGATCCACCGACGTT ATCGAACGGTTCGATTGCTTGGTCAAGGAACCTTCggcaaagtcgttgaagcCATCGACACTGAAAACAATACTCGGGTAGCCATCAAGATCATCCGTGCTATTCCCAAGTATCGTGATGCTAGTAAGATTGAAGTACGGGTACTCCAGAAACTCAGAGAACGTGATCCAACAAATCGAAA CAACTGCATCCACCTCCTTAGTTGGTTCGACCATCGGAACCACATATGTCTAGTGTCTGAGCTTCTGGGGATGTGTGTGTATGACTTCATCAAGGAAAACGATTTCGCCCCCTTTCCTCGTCACCACATCCAGAAGTTTGCACGACAGCTGCTCGGCAGTGTAGCAT TCTTGCATGACCTGCGGTTGATCCACACGGATCTGAAACCAGAAAACATTCTACTGGTTCACAACGATTACCGGACTGTTCATGTTCCTGTGCCAAATTCGAAG CGCAACGCAACTAAGCCAAAGCGGATACTAGAGTGCACAGATATCCGCCTGATAGATTTTGGCTCCGCTACTTTCGAACAAGAGTACCATTCATCGGTGGTGTCCACACGACACTATAGAGCCCCAGAAATTATTTTGG GACTTGGCTGGTCGTTCCCCTGTGATGCGTATTCATTAGGCTGCATCTTGGTGGAGTTCTACACAGGTCTTGCACTCTATCAGACGCATGATAACCTAGAACATCTTGCGATGATGGAGATGGTTATGGGTAAAATGCCAGAACGCTTCGCCCGCGCAGGCGCCAGATCGAAACCTGAATTCTTCAAGGATGGCAAATTAGATTGGCCCAAGCCTAAAGCCACAcggcaaagcaaaaaagatgTTCGCGCAACACGTTCGTTGTCG GAGGTGATACCGCCATCGGACAACATCAATCGACAGTTTGCTGACCTGGTCAGGAAACTTCTTGCTTTCGATCCTGCTCAGCGGATCACTGTGCGAGAGGCACTACAGCATCCATACTTTTCCTTGAACATCCCTCCGGAGATATAA